One window from the genome of Terriglobia bacterium encodes:
- a CDS encoding threonine synthase, with the protein MSNITHLECSKCFEHLSADQPRTICPRDGGSLYVRYDLNAIGKTFTRESLAARPATMWRYAEALPDAPPVTLGEGFTPMLPSRQMPNVFIKDEGINPTGSFKARGMSAAVTMARAYGLKKLAAPSAGNAASALAAYSAAAGIEAHIFMPKDVPQANLIECQSYGAHVNLVDGLISDCARIIAERKEEEGWFDVSTLKEPFRVEGKKTMGYEIAEQLGWTLPDAVIYPTGGGVGLIGMWKAFDEMQQLGWLKTGAKRPRMIAVQSAGCAPIVKAWEEHKPVSEPWKDATTIAAGLRVPKAYADYIVLDILKRSDGTAVAVTDDDIMRSFQSWARDEGVFAAPEGAASLAAYNLLRASGFLKPSDTVVLYNTGSGLKYIDVIASYLKSKSSSSASAKLAPRSIGGIIQPY; encoded by the coding sequence ATGTCCAACATCACCCACCTCGAATGTTCCAAATGCTTCGAACACCTCTCCGCCGATCAACCCCGCACCATCTGCCCGCGTGACGGCGGCTCGCTGTACGTCCGTTACGATCTCAACGCAATCGGCAAAACCTTCACCCGCGAATCCCTCGCCGCGCGCCCAGCCACCATGTGGCGCTACGCCGAAGCTCTCCCCGACGCTCCTCCCGTCACCCTCGGCGAAGGCTTCACGCCCATGCTGCCCAGCCGCCAAATGCCGAACGTCTTCATCAAGGACGAAGGCATCAATCCCACCGGATCGTTCAAAGCCCGCGGCATGTCGGCCGCCGTCACCATGGCGCGCGCCTACGGCCTGAAGAAACTTGCCGCACCCTCCGCCGGAAACGCGGCCAGCGCGCTTGCGGCCTACTCGGCTGCCGCCGGCATCGAAGCCCACATTTTCATGCCCAAAGATGTTCCGCAGGCGAACCTCATCGAGTGCCAGTCCTATGGTGCCCACGTCAATCTGGTTGACGGCCTCATTAGCGACTGCGCGCGCATCATCGCCGAGCGCAAGGAAGAAGAAGGCTGGTTCGACGTTTCCACGCTCAAAGAGCCCTTCCGCGTGGAAGGCAAGAAGACCATGGGCTACGAAATCGCCGAGCAACTTGGCTGGACCCTGCCCGATGCCGTCATCTACCCCACCGGCGGAGGTGTCGGCCTCATCGGCATGTGGAAAGCCTTCGACGAAATGCAGCAGCTCGGATGGCTGAAGACTGGCGCCAAGCGGCCCCGCATGATCGCCGTTCAATCTGCCGGCTGCGCGCCCATCGTCAAAGCCTGGGAAGAACACAAGCCCGTCTCCGAACCCTGGAAAGACGCCACGACCATTGCCGCCGGCTTGCGCGTGCCCAAAGCCTATGCCGATTACATCGTCCTCGACATTTTGAAGAGGAGTGACGGTACCGCCGTTGCCGTCACCGACGACGACATCATGCGCTCATTCCAATCCTGGGCGCGCGACGAAGGCGTTTTCGCCGCTCCCGAAGGCGCTGCCTCCCTGGCCGCCTACAACCTGCTCCGTGCCTCCGGCTTCCTGAAACCGAGCGACACCGTCGTCCTCTACAACACCGGCTCCGGCCTCAAATACATCGACGTCATTGCCTCCTACCTGAAATCCAAATCCTCCTCATCCGCCTCCGCAAAACTCGCCCCGCGCTCTATCGGCGGCATCATTCAGCCTTACTAA